From one Vicia villosa cultivar HV-30 ecotype Madison, WI unplaced genomic scaffold, Vvil1.0 ctg.000032F_1_1_3, whole genome shotgun sequence genomic stretch:
- the LOC131622592 gene encoding mRNA cap guanine-N7 methyltransferase 2-like isoform X2: protein MTSTQSAAKIDSNSNHQRLYDFAKMALIKIFAHPYATVCDLYCGGGADTDKWLDAQIGHYIGIDVCSSGIDQIRQAWESNRKSYTADFFQLDPSTENIETRLEEKINTVDFVCCLQHLQLCFETEEKARRLLQNVSFLLKPGGYFLGITPDSSTIWAKYQKNVESYHNKGSSMKANIVPNCIRTENYTITFEVEEEKFPLFGKKYQLKFANDVSAETHCLVHFPSLIRLAREAGLEYVEIQNLTEFYDDNRAQLSGLLANYAPNLLDVRGRLLPRSYDALGLYTTFIFQKPDPEVAPPIATPLLQDVGYNLEEVHGG from the exons ATGACGAGTACTCAATCAGCGGCGAAGATCGATTCCAATTCAAACCACCAACGCCTCTACGATTTCGCCAAAATGGCTCTCATCAAGATATTCGCTCACCCCTACGCCACG GTCTGCGACTTGTATTGTGGAGGTGGCGCTGATACCGATAAATGGCTCGACGCACAAATCGGCCACTACATTGGTATAGATGTTTGTTCATCCGGGATAGACCAAATTCGACAAGCTTGGGAGAGTAATCGCAAATCTTACACTGCTGATTTCTTTCAACTTGATCCTTCCACA GAAAATATAGAAACGCGTTTGGAGGAGAAGATCAATACGGTTGATTTTGTATGCTGTTTGCAACATTTGCAG TTGTGTTTTGAAACTGAAGAGAAAGCGCGGAGACTTCTTCAAAACGTTTCATTTCTACTGAAACCAGGGGGATATTTTCTCGGTATTACTCCTGACTCATCTACTATATG GGCCAAGTATCAGAAGAATGTTGAATCCTATCACAACAAAGGCAGCAGCATGAAGGCAAACATTGTTCCCAACTGCATCCGGACTGAGAATTACACAATTACttttgaagttgaagaagaaaa GTTTccattatttggaaagaaatatcAGCTGAAGTTTGCTAATGATGTCTCTGCTGAAACCCATTGCCTGGTTCATTTTCCAAGTTTAATCAG GCTGGCAAGGGAAGCTGGTCTTGAGTATGTGGAGATCCAAAATTTGACCGAGTTTTATGATGACAACAG AGCTCAATTATCAGGCTTGCTTGCGAACTATGCTCCAAACCTTTTGGATGTTAGGGGTAGACTACTTCCTCGATCATATGATGCGCTTG GCCTCTATACAACATTTATATTTCAAAAGCCTGACCCAGAAGTTGCACCCCCGATTGCAACTCCATTATTGCAAGATGTTGGATATAACCTCGAAGAG GTGCATGGTGGGTGA
- the LOC131622592 gene encoding mRNA cap guanine-N7 methyltransferase 2-like isoform X3: MTSTQSAAKIDSNSNHQRLYDFAKMALIKIFAHPYATVCDLYCGGGADTDKWLDAQIGHYIGIDVCSSGIDQIRQAWESNRKSYTADFFQLDPSTENIETRLEEKINTVDFVCCLQHLQLCFETEEKARRLLQNVSFLLKPGGYFLGITPDSSTIWAKYQKNVESYHNKGSSMKANIVPNCIRTENYTITFEVEEEKFPLFGKKYQLKFANDVSAETHCLVHFPSLIRLAREAGLEYVEIQNLTEFYDDNRLACELCSKPFGC, translated from the exons ATGACGAGTACTCAATCAGCGGCGAAGATCGATTCCAATTCAAACCACCAACGCCTCTACGATTTCGCCAAAATGGCTCTCATCAAGATATTCGCTCACCCCTACGCCACG GTCTGCGACTTGTATTGTGGAGGTGGCGCTGATACCGATAAATGGCTCGACGCACAAATCGGCCACTACATTGGTATAGATGTTTGTTCATCCGGGATAGACCAAATTCGACAAGCTTGGGAGAGTAATCGCAAATCTTACACTGCTGATTTCTTTCAACTTGATCCTTCCACA GAAAATATAGAAACGCGTTTGGAGGAGAAGATCAATACGGTTGATTTTGTATGCTGTTTGCAACATTTGCAG TTGTGTTTTGAAACTGAAGAGAAAGCGCGGAGACTTCTTCAAAACGTTTCATTTCTACTGAAACCAGGGGGATATTTTCTCGGTATTACTCCTGACTCATCTACTATATG GGCCAAGTATCAGAAGAATGTTGAATCCTATCACAACAAAGGCAGCAGCATGAAGGCAAACATTGTTCCCAACTGCATCCGGACTGAGAATTACACAATTACttttgaagttgaagaagaaaa GTTTccattatttggaaagaaatatcAGCTGAAGTTTGCTAATGATGTCTCTGCTGAAACCCATTGCCTGGTTCATTTTCCAAGTTTAATCAG GCTGGCAAGGGAAGCTGGTCTTGAGTATGTGGAGATCCAAAATTTGACCGAGTTTTATGATGACAACAG GCTTGCTTGCGAACTATGCTCCAAACCTTTTGGATGTTAG
- the LOC131622592 gene encoding mRNA cap guanine-N7 methyltransferase 2-like isoform X1, with the protein MTSTQSAAKIDSNSNHQRLYDFAKMALIKIFAHPYATVCDLYCGGGADTDKWLDAQIGHYIGIDVCSSGIDQIRQAWESNRKSYTADFFQLDPSTENIETRLEEKINTVDFVCCLQHLQLCFETEEKARRLLQNVSFLLKPGGYFLGITPDSSTIWAKYQKNVESYHNKGSSMKANIVPNCIRTENYTITFEVEEEKFPLFGKKYQLKFANDVSAETHCLVHFPSLIRLAREAGLEYVEIQNLTEFYDDNRAQLSGLLANYAPNLLDVRGRLLPRSYDALGLYTTFIFQKPDPEVAPPIATPLLQDVGYNLEEGTTWREDEINGLVLESSIGLGKISEQKGILGPGPAELRYPEAL; encoded by the exons ATGACGAGTACTCAATCAGCGGCGAAGATCGATTCCAATTCAAACCACCAACGCCTCTACGATTTCGCCAAAATGGCTCTCATCAAGATATTCGCTCACCCCTACGCCACG GTCTGCGACTTGTATTGTGGAGGTGGCGCTGATACCGATAAATGGCTCGACGCACAAATCGGCCACTACATTGGTATAGATGTTTGTTCATCCGGGATAGACCAAATTCGACAAGCTTGGGAGAGTAATCGCAAATCTTACACTGCTGATTTCTTTCAACTTGATCCTTCCACA GAAAATATAGAAACGCGTTTGGAGGAGAAGATCAATACGGTTGATTTTGTATGCTGTTTGCAACATTTGCAG TTGTGTTTTGAAACTGAAGAGAAAGCGCGGAGACTTCTTCAAAACGTTTCATTTCTACTGAAACCAGGGGGATATTTTCTCGGTATTACTCCTGACTCATCTACTATATG GGCCAAGTATCAGAAGAATGTTGAATCCTATCACAACAAAGGCAGCAGCATGAAGGCAAACATTGTTCCCAACTGCATCCGGACTGAGAATTACACAATTACttttgaagttgaagaagaaaa GTTTccattatttggaaagaaatatcAGCTGAAGTTTGCTAATGATGTCTCTGCTGAAACCCATTGCCTGGTTCATTTTCCAAGTTTAATCAG GCTGGCAAGGGAAGCTGGTCTTGAGTATGTGGAGATCCAAAATTTGACCGAGTTTTATGATGACAACAG AGCTCAATTATCAGGCTTGCTTGCGAACTATGCTCCAAACCTTTTGGATGTTAGGGGTAGACTACTTCCTCGATCATATGATGCGCTTG GCCTCTATACAACATTTATATTTCAAAAGCCTGACCCAGAAGTTGCACCCCCGATTGCAACTCCATTATTGCAAGATGTTGGATATAACCTCGAAGAG GGAACAACGTGGCGAGAGGATGAAATAAATGGACTTGTACTCGAGTCTTCTATTGGGCTGGGCAAGATTAGCGAGCAGAAAGGGATATTAGGCCCTGGTCCAGCAGAACTACGTTATCCAGAAGCACTTTGA